From the Balearica regulorum gibbericeps isolate bBalReg1 chromosome 4, bBalReg1.pri, whole genome shotgun sequence genome, one window contains:
- the CCDC142 gene encoding coiled-coil domain-containing protein 142 isoform X1, translating into MEDGGSERRGGEPCLQVDEGDGAGLSGLILLLLTARPALPTPGDGAARGEPTETGSSSLGGLARSLQKAEAMLRSCVSPGLQRLLAPRPRERGYDSEDEDEDEEAPALLAPLEQSFPGLRRCLCVWEDPRTETFRGHVRPQPGGDGTAAFSYHPVHPHVAERGAALHALLQHRHHLRLVRDYTRRLKAASDFLRRLLALVEQPEPPAWELGAAQPLRGLCQELRTHAGHWSGLRRRMRGDPWLRPLLLRRHESVAHMRRALLLLALHAVRLAERHAEARLRGLARAGPAAAPSPALLSDLFQGLEIYNQVVGDLDLELGIAGRLPTGVTGCHGAAGNCSHAFPAARVLGILAAERGRLAAERLQPLLQLRDGGGGAEHVSWEDVTMPWPLERGTVAVGVGPSGQEEPPGLTGELQALCREDEELMGLVLGVLVASADSLWQHVLRGPKQEKPVAVAESPENLEPPAASMDTVARPSSAGWKSVRWLDASRAPAAEALHAQYRPLFWGAAGTALGHRLGLPCRGEGRAAATAWELSHALTQARVPQECEEELGRLCLRLLCRGVLRSWERDFARALGSGLSDKCSGEPVPAAGPVRSRTARCLQQLYPALAFALRCLRPLPACPPGRPPGSSCLRLQVLGCCLATAHAACSWLMGRACRYLAAWALQPFLLVTQGDLPLLKLETDRLVVLVSGTFPEPGDVPPPLPPAPLSHQERRLCQQIRSTAASIQLFSGDALKMFSTDCKRMSAEIFDQTMPLGKHWRVGLRTDLPSSPSAYAAAAAQAVLGQVLQGAQLLPRDAQAPALARVTTAFLEAWMDHILAQRIKFSLQGALQLRQDFELVRELVGSERYGLSPETRQSLLSLRVFQQMDGAILCLLQQPGGAAGVAPRPWQSLRRCCSDNGARPQEPGTDTLHGLETLEVPAAAGTPPSTPGAEPPARLRSTVPESYLSGSQQQWLSLRLHRTRRWRVPGLPCVGNNPET; encoded by the exons ATGGAGGACGGCGGCTCCGAGCGTCGCGGCGgggagccctgcctgcag GTGGATGAAGGCGATGGCGCCGGTCTGAGCggcctcatcctcctcctcctgacgGCTcgtcctgccctgcccacccCGGGGGATGGGGCTGCCCGTGGGGAACCCACCGAGACAG gcagcagctccctggggggCCTGGCCCGCTCCCTGCAGAAGGCGGAGGCCATGCTGCGCAGCTGCGTCAGCCCCGGCCTGCAGCGCCTGCTGGCTCCGCGGCCCCGCGAGCGCGGCTACGACAGCGAGGACGAGGATGAGGACGAAGAAGCGCCGGCCCTCCTGGCCCCGCTGGAGCAGAGCTTCCCGGGGCTGCGCCGCTGCCTCTGCGTCTGGGAGGACCCCCGCACCGAGACCTTCCGGGGCCACGTGCGGCCCCAGCCTGGCGGCGACGGCACCGCCGCCTTCTCCTACCACCCCGTCCACCCGCACGTGGCCGAGCGCGGCGCCGCCCTGCatgccctgctgcagcaccGCCACCACCTCCGCCTCGTCCGCGACTACACCCGCCGCCTGAAGGCCGCCTCCGACTTCCTCCGCCGGCTCCTGGCGCTGGTGGAGCAGCCGGAGCCACCGGCGTGGGAGCTGGGGGCCGCCCAGCCGCTGCGGGGGCTCTGCCAGGAGCTGCGGACGCACGCTGGCCATTGGAGTGGGCTGCGGCGGCGGATGCGCGGCGACCCGTGGCTGCGGCCGCTGCTGCTGCGCAGGCACGAGTCGGTGGCACACATGCGGcgggcgctgctgctgctggcgctgCACGCCGTGCGGCTGGCCGAGCGCCACGCCGAGGCGCGGCTGCGGGGGCTGGCGCGGgccggccccgctgccgccccctccccggcgcTGCTCTCCGACCTCTTCCAGGGCCTGGAGATCTACAACCAGGTGGTGGGTGACCTGGACCTGGAGCTGGGCATTGCCGGCCGGCTGCCCACCGGCGTCACCGGCTGCCACGGGGCTGCCGGGAACTGCTCCCACGCCTTCCCCGCAGCCAGGGTGCTGGGGATACTGGCGGCCGAGCGGGGCCGGCTGGCGGCCGAGCGGCTccagcccctcctgcagctgcgGGACGGGGGCGGTGGGGCAGAACACGTCTCCTGGGAGGACGTCACGATGCCTTGGCCCCTGGAGCGCGGCACTGTGGCGGTGGGCGTGGGACCCTCCGGACAGGAGGAGCCGCCAGGCCTCACCGGGGAGCTGCAGGCGCTGTGCAGGGAGGACGAGGAGCTGATGGGCCTCgtcctgggggtgctggtggcctCTGCCGACAGCCTCTGGCAACACGTCCTCCGTGGGCCCAAGCAGGAGAAGCCGGTGGCGGTGGCGGAGAGCCCCGAGAACCTGGAGCCGCCGGCAGCCAGCATGGACACGGTCGCCAGGCCAAGCTCTGCCGGCTGGAAGTCGGTGCGGTGGCTGGACGCCTCCCGTGCACCGGCGGCCGAGGCCCTGCACGCCCAGTACCGCCCGCTCTTCTGGGGGGCTGCCGGCACCGCGCTGGGGCACCGCCTGGGGCTGCCGTGccgtggggagggcagggccgCGGCCACGGCGTGGGAGCTGAGCCACGCTCTGACCCAGG CCCGCGTCCCCCAGGAGTGCGAGGAGGAGCTGGGGCGGCTCTGCCTGCGCCTGCTCTGCCGGGGCGTCCTCCGGAGCTGGGAGCGAG acTTTGCCCGCGCCCTGGGCTCGGGTCTGTCCGACAAGTGCTCGGGGGAGCCGGTGCCGGCGGCAGGGCCGGTGCGGAGCAGGACGGCACggtgcctgcagcagctctaCCCGGCCCTGGCCTTCGCCCTGCGCTGCCTGCGGCCCCTGCCCGCCTGCCCGCCCG gcCGCCCCCCCGGCTCGTCCTGCCTGCGCCTGCaggtgctgggctgctgcctggCCACGGCgcatgctgcctgctcctggctgaTGGGCAGAGCCTGCCGGTACCTGGCGGCCTGGGCCCTGCAACCCTTCCTGCTCGTCACCCAGGGCGACCTGCCG ctgctgaagctgGAGACAGACaggctggtggtgctggtgagCGGGACCTTCCCGGAGCCCGGGGACGtccccccgccgctgccccccgccccgctgtCCCACCAGGAGCGCCGGCTCTGCCAGCAGATTCGCTCCACGGCTGCCAGCATCCAG CTCTTCTCGGGGGACGCGCTGAAGATGTTCTCCACCGACTGCAAGCGGATGTCGGCGGAGATCTTCGACCAGACCATGCCGCTGGGCAAGCACTGGAGGGTCGGCCTCCGCACGG AcctgcccagctcccccagcgcgtacgcggcggcggcggcccaggcggtgctggggcaggtgctgcagggcgcccagctcctgccccgcGACGCCCAGGCGCCCGCCCTGGCCCGGGTGACCACGGCGTTCCTGGAGGCCTGGATGGACCACATCCTGGCGCAGAGGATCAAGTTCAG CCTGCAGGGAGCTTTGCAGCTGCGGCAGGACTTCGAGCTGGTGCGGGAGCTGGTGGGCTCGGAGCGCTACGGGCTGTCCCCCGAGACCCGGCAGTCCCTGCTCTCCCTCCGCGTCTTCCAGCAGATGGACGGAGCcatcctctgcctcctgcagcagcccggcggggcggccggcgTGGCCCCCCGGCCCTGGCAATCCCTGCGCCGCTGCT
- the CCDC142 gene encoding coiled-coil domain-containing protein 142 isoform X2: MEDGGSERRGGEPCLQVDEGDGAGLSGLILLLLTARPALPTPGDGAARGEPTETGSSSLGGLARSLQKAEAMLRSCVSPGLQRLLAPRPRERGYDSEDEDEDEEAPALLAPLEQSFPGLRRCLCVWEDPRTETFRGHVRPQPGGDGTAAFSYHPVHPHVAERGAALHALLQHRHHLRLVRDYTRRLKAASDFLRRLLALVEQPEPPAWELGAAQPLRGLCQELRTHAGHWSGLRRRMRGDPWLRPLLLRRHESVAHMRRALLLLALHAVRLAERHAEARLRGLARAGPAAAPSPALLSDLFQGLEIYNQVVGDLDLELGIAGRLPTGVTGCHGAAGNCSHAFPAARVLGILAAERGRLAAERLQPLLQLRDGGGGAEHVSWEDVTMPWPLERGTVAVGVGPSGQEEPPGLTGELQALCREDEELMGLVLGVLVASADSLWQHVLRGPKQEKPVAVAESPENLEPPAASMDTVARPSSAGWKSVRWLDASRAPAAEALHAQYRPLFWGAAGTALGHRLGLPCRGEGRAAATAWELSHALTQARVPQECEEELGRLCLRLLCRGVLRSWERDFARALGSGLSDKCSGEPVPAAGPVRSRTARCLQQLYPALAFALRCLRPLPACPPGRPPGSSCLRLQVLGCCLATAHAACSWLMGRACRYLAAWALQPFLLVTQGDLPLLKLETDRLVVLVSGTFPEPGDVPPPLPPAPLSHQERRLCQQIRSTAASIQLFSGDALKMFSTDCKRMSAEIFDQTMPLGKHWRVGLRTGSDNGARPQEPGTDTLHGLETLEVPAAAGTPPSTPGAEPPARLRSTVPESYLSGSQQQWLSLRLHRTRRWRVPGLPCVGNNPET; this comes from the exons ATGGAGGACGGCGGCTCCGAGCGTCGCGGCGgggagccctgcctgcag GTGGATGAAGGCGATGGCGCCGGTCTGAGCggcctcatcctcctcctcctgacgGCTcgtcctgccctgcccacccCGGGGGATGGGGCTGCCCGTGGGGAACCCACCGAGACAG gcagcagctccctggggggCCTGGCCCGCTCCCTGCAGAAGGCGGAGGCCATGCTGCGCAGCTGCGTCAGCCCCGGCCTGCAGCGCCTGCTGGCTCCGCGGCCCCGCGAGCGCGGCTACGACAGCGAGGACGAGGATGAGGACGAAGAAGCGCCGGCCCTCCTGGCCCCGCTGGAGCAGAGCTTCCCGGGGCTGCGCCGCTGCCTCTGCGTCTGGGAGGACCCCCGCACCGAGACCTTCCGGGGCCACGTGCGGCCCCAGCCTGGCGGCGACGGCACCGCCGCCTTCTCCTACCACCCCGTCCACCCGCACGTGGCCGAGCGCGGCGCCGCCCTGCatgccctgctgcagcaccGCCACCACCTCCGCCTCGTCCGCGACTACACCCGCCGCCTGAAGGCCGCCTCCGACTTCCTCCGCCGGCTCCTGGCGCTGGTGGAGCAGCCGGAGCCACCGGCGTGGGAGCTGGGGGCCGCCCAGCCGCTGCGGGGGCTCTGCCAGGAGCTGCGGACGCACGCTGGCCATTGGAGTGGGCTGCGGCGGCGGATGCGCGGCGACCCGTGGCTGCGGCCGCTGCTGCTGCGCAGGCACGAGTCGGTGGCACACATGCGGcgggcgctgctgctgctggcgctgCACGCCGTGCGGCTGGCCGAGCGCCACGCCGAGGCGCGGCTGCGGGGGCTGGCGCGGgccggccccgctgccgccccctccccggcgcTGCTCTCCGACCTCTTCCAGGGCCTGGAGATCTACAACCAGGTGGTGGGTGACCTGGACCTGGAGCTGGGCATTGCCGGCCGGCTGCCCACCGGCGTCACCGGCTGCCACGGGGCTGCCGGGAACTGCTCCCACGCCTTCCCCGCAGCCAGGGTGCTGGGGATACTGGCGGCCGAGCGGGGCCGGCTGGCGGCCGAGCGGCTccagcccctcctgcagctgcgGGACGGGGGCGGTGGGGCAGAACACGTCTCCTGGGAGGACGTCACGATGCCTTGGCCCCTGGAGCGCGGCACTGTGGCGGTGGGCGTGGGACCCTCCGGACAGGAGGAGCCGCCAGGCCTCACCGGGGAGCTGCAGGCGCTGTGCAGGGAGGACGAGGAGCTGATGGGCCTCgtcctgggggtgctggtggcctCTGCCGACAGCCTCTGGCAACACGTCCTCCGTGGGCCCAAGCAGGAGAAGCCGGTGGCGGTGGCGGAGAGCCCCGAGAACCTGGAGCCGCCGGCAGCCAGCATGGACACGGTCGCCAGGCCAAGCTCTGCCGGCTGGAAGTCGGTGCGGTGGCTGGACGCCTCCCGTGCACCGGCGGCCGAGGCCCTGCACGCCCAGTACCGCCCGCTCTTCTGGGGGGCTGCCGGCACCGCGCTGGGGCACCGCCTGGGGCTGCCGTGccgtggggagggcagggccgCGGCCACGGCGTGGGAGCTGAGCCACGCTCTGACCCAGG CCCGCGTCCCCCAGGAGTGCGAGGAGGAGCTGGGGCGGCTCTGCCTGCGCCTGCTCTGCCGGGGCGTCCTCCGGAGCTGGGAGCGAG acTTTGCCCGCGCCCTGGGCTCGGGTCTGTCCGACAAGTGCTCGGGGGAGCCGGTGCCGGCGGCAGGGCCGGTGCGGAGCAGGACGGCACggtgcctgcagcagctctaCCCGGCCCTGGCCTTCGCCCTGCGCTGCCTGCGGCCCCTGCCCGCCTGCCCGCCCG gcCGCCCCCCCGGCTCGTCCTGCCTGCGCCTGCaggtgctgggctgctgcctggCCACGGCgcatgctgcctgctcctggctgaTGGGCAGAGCCTGCCGGTACCTGGCGGCCTGGGCCCTGCAACCCTTCCTGCTCGTCACCCAGGGCGACCTGCCG ctgctgaagctgGAGACAGACaggctggtggtgctggtgagCGGGACCTTCCCGGAGCCCGGGGACGtccccccgccgctgccccccgccccgctgtCCCACCAGGAGCGCCGGCTCTGCCAGCAGATTCGCTCCACGGCTGCCAGCATCCAG CTCTTCTCGGGGGACGCGCTGAAGATGTTCTCCACCGACTGCAAGCGGATGTCGGCGGAGATCTTCGACCAGACCATGCCGCTGGGCAAGCACTGGAGGGTCGGCCTCCGCACGG
- the TTC31 gene encoding tetratricopeptide repeat protein 31 isoform X2 — translation MRGAGGTRDPAGPGLGAFRFGAAPAACPWGCVLGPGGWSGAPFCPRHCPPEAESSWRQANRSAMGEASVARDAFERGPGFWYCPSRLEEPSEDEEDEEEEWTGFSQNWDVSSEDSDPPYNFCGFKKSFLCEEPLPARPPLSALEVKLRRLPAPWRHQLTAEEAEKNARELVAEEERIKRKAEKKKLKKKKQKDRKKREKLRQEQKSKQETESSTSSLSGAAGHPKNSNAEAGESWSGPSPSPCLGDSAASEGEEGGGREAKAEEMEEELDLSCTFVFKARQKAGVRLPAPGKEKPAKTDDAEPSKKVPGKVPEPSLPAPRVPEPSLPCLPEPKPVPLDMSMVEQSLVLADRGNKAAQKGHYAEAVQAFTEAVKLNPREHRLFGNRSYCYEKLRRYEEALRDAQVSLRLQPGWPKGFFRKGKALRGLERYAEAASTFEELLHLDGADAEAAAQLEACRALLRQSRPCGWGSPGGVPVSPTLLEAEEPLLPPPGEQVGRSCPDTDMSGFVTVVSSRSQARSQGRAVASSQQTLPPTHPARDCYPLWVGNVTPKISKKVLHTSFSRFGEIRFIRMLPERRCAFINYTQKAAAEAAYAAMQDAEVEGSRLVLQLKHPSHATPSRQWHPEPHSKVGALPRGLL, via the exons AtgcggggggcgggcgggacGCGGGacccggccgggccggggctgggggcctTCAGGTtcggggccgcccccgccgcctgTCCCTGGGGCTGCGTGCTCGGCCCCGGCGGCTGGAGCGGCG CGCCCTTCTGCCCCCGGCACTGCCCGCCCGAGGCCGAGAGCAGCTGGCGGCAG GCGAACCGCAGCGCCATGGGGGAAGCGTCCGTGGCCCGGGACGCCTTCGAGCGCG GCCCGGGCTTCTGGTACTGCCCCAGCCGGCTGGAGGAGCCCagcgaggatgaggaggacgaggaggaggagtggaCCGGCTTCAGCCAGAACTGGGACGTTTCCAGCGAGGACAGCGACCCCCCGTACAACTTCTGCGGGTTCAAGAAGTCCTTTCTGTGCGAGGagccgctgcccgcccgcccccccctGAGCGCTCTGGAGGTGAAGCTGCGCCGGCTGCCTGCGCCCTGGAGGCACCAGCTTACGGCCGAG GAAGCGGAGAAGAATGCACGGGAGCTGGTGGCCGAGGAGGAGCGGATAAAGAGGAAGGCGGAGaagaagaagctgaagaagaag AAGCAGAAAGACCGGAAGAAACGAGAAAAATTGAGACAAGAGCAGAAAAGTAAACAGGAGACGGAGTCT AGCACCTCATCCCTGAGCGGTGCCGCGGGGCACCCCAAAAACAGCAATGCCGAGGCAGGGGAGAGCTGGTCGGGACCCAGCCCCTCTCCGTGCCTTGGGGACAGCGCAGCCTccgagggagaggagggaggaggccGGGAGGCCAAGGCAGAGGAGATGGAG GAGGAGCTGGACTTGAGCTGCACCTTCGTCTTCAAAGCCCGGCAGAAAGCGGGCGTGAGGCTGCCGGCACCCGGGAAGGAGAAGCCGGCCAAGACGGATGATGCAGAGCCAAGCAAGAAGGTGCCCGGGAAG GTGCCCGAGCCCTCTCTGCCCGCCCCACGAGTGCCTGAGCCCtcactgccctgcctgcccgAGCCCAAGCCTGTGCCCCTGGACATGAGCATGGTGGAGCAGAGCCTGGTTCTCGCAG ACCGCGGCAACAAGGCTGCCCAGAAGGGCCACTACGCCGAGGCGGTGCAGGCCTTCACCGAGGCTGTGAAGCTGAACCCCAGGGAGCACCG GCTCTTTGGGAACCGCTCCTACTGCTACGAGAAGCTTCGGCGCTACGAGGAGGCGCTCAGGGACGCGCAGGTGTCGCTGCGGCTCCAGCCCGGGTGGCCCAAAGGCTTCTTCCGCAAGGGCAAGGCGCTGCGGGGGCTGGAG CGCTACGCCGAGGCCGCCAGCACGTTTGAGGAGCTGCTGCACCTGGACGGCGCTGACGCCGAGGCGGCCGCCCAGCTGGAGGCCTGCCGGGCCCTGCTGCGG cagagcagaccctgtggctggggcagcccggggggggtccctgtcTCCCCGACCCTGCTGGAGGCCGAGGAGCCGCTGCTGCCACCCCCCG GGGAGCAggtgggcaggagctgcccagaCACGGACATGAGCGGCTTCGTGACCGTCGTGAGCTCCAGGAGCCAGGCGAGAAGCCAGGGCCGGGCCGTGGCCAGCAGCCAGCAGACACTGCCTCCAACCCATCCTGCCAG GGACTGCTACCCTCTCTGGGTGGGGAACGTCACCCCCAAGATCAGCAAGAAGGTTCTGCACACCTCCTTCAGCCG CTTTGGGGAGATCCGCTTCATCCGGATGCTGCCGGAGAGACGTTGCGCCTTCATCAACTACACGCAGAAGGCGGCGGCAGAAGCCGCCTACGCAGCCATGCAG GATGCCGAGGTGGAGGGAAGCAGGCTGGTGCTGCAGCTCAAGCACCCCTCCCACGCCACCCCCTCCCGCCAGTGGCACCCAGAGCCCCACAGCAAGGTGGGTGCCCTCCCCAGGGGGCTCCtgtag
- the TTC31 gene encoding tetratricopeptide repeat protein 31 isoform X1, translating to MRGAGGTRDPAGPGLGAFRFGAAPAACPWGCVLGPGGWSGAPFCPRHCPPEAESSWRQANRSAMGEASVARDAFERGPGFWYCPSRLEEPSEDEEDEEEEWTGFSQNWDVSSEDSDPPYNFCGFKKSFLCEEPLPARPPLSALEVKLRRLPAPWRHQLTAEEAEKNARELVAEEERIKRKAEKKKLKKKKQKDRKKREKLRQEQKSKQETESSTSSLSGAAGHPKNSNAEAGESWSGPSPSPCLGDSAASEGEEGGGREAKAEEMEEELDLSCTFVFKARQKAGVRLPAPGKEKPAKTDDAEPSKKVPGKVPEPLLPSLPAPQVPEPSLPAPRVPEPSLPCLPEPKPVPLDMSMVEQSLVLADRGNKAAQKGHYAEAVQAFTEAVKLNPREHRLFGNRSYCYEKLRRYEEALRDAQVSLRLQPGWPKGFFRKGKALRGLERYAEAASTFEELLHLDGADAEAAAQLEACRALLRQSRPCGWGSPGGVPVSPTLLEAEEPLLPPPGEQVGRSCPDTDMSGFVTVVSSRSQARSQGRAVASSQQTLPPTHPARDCYPLWVGNVTPKISKKVLHTSFSRFGEIRFIRMLPERRCAFINYTQKAAAEAAYAAMQDAEVEGSRLVLQLKHPSHATPSRQWHPEPHSKVGALPRGLL from the exons AtgcggggggcgggcgggacGCGGGacccggccgggccggggctgggggcctTCAGGTtcggggccgcccccgccgcctgTCCCTGGGGCTGCGTGCTCGGCCCCGGCGGCTGGAGCGGCG CGCCCTTCTGCCCCCGGCACTGCCCGCCCGAGGCCGAGAGCAGCTGGCGGCAG GCGAACCGCAGCGCCATGGGGGAAGCGTCCGTGGCCCGGGACGCCTTCGAGCGCG GCCCGGGCTTCTGGTACTGCCCCAGCCGGCTGGAGGAGCCCagcgaggatgaggaggacgaggaggaggagtggaCCGGCTTCAGCCAGAACTGGGACGTTTCCAGCGAGGACAGCGACCCCCCGTACAACTTCTGCGGGTTCAAGAAGTCCTTTCTGTGCGAGGagccgctgcccgcccgcccccccctGAGCGCTCTGGAGGTGAAGCTGCGCCGGCTGCCTGCGCCCTGGAGGCACCAGCTTACGGCCGAG GAAGCGGAGAAGAATGCACGGGAGCTGGTGGCCGAGGAGGAGCGGATAAAGAGGAAGGCGGAGaagaagaagctgaagaagaag AAGCAGAAAGACCGGAAGAAACGAGAAAAATTGAGACAAGAGCAGAAAAGTAAACAGGAGACGGAGTCT AGCACCTCATCCCTGAGCGGTGCCGCGGGGCACCCCAAAAACAGCAATGCCGAGGCAGGGGAGAGCTGGTCGGGACCCAGCCCCTCTCCGTGCCTTGGGGACAGCGCAGCCTccgagggagaggagggaggaggccGGGAGGCCAAGGCAGAGGAGATGGAG GAGGAGCTGGACTTGAGCTGCACCTTCGTCTTCAAAGCCCGGCAGAAAGCGGGCGTGAGGCTGCCGGCACCCGGGAAGGAGAAGCCGGCCAAGACGGATGATGCAGAGCCAAGCAAGAAGGTGCCCGGGAAG GTGCCCGAGCCCTTGCTGCCCTCTCTTCCTGCCCCACAAGTGCCCGAGCCCTCTCTGCCCGCCCCACGAGTGCCTGAGCCCtcactgccctgcctgcccgAGCCCAAGCCTGTGCCCCTGGACATGAGCATGGTGGAGCAGAGCCTGGTTCTCGCAG ACCGCGGCAACAAGGCTGCCCAGAAGGGCCACTACGCCGAGGCGGTGCAGGCCTTCACCGAGGCTGTGAAGCTGAACCCCAGGGAGCACCG GCTCTTTGGGAACCGCTCCTACTGCTACGAGAAGCTTCGGCGCTACGAGGAGGCGCTCAGGGACGCGCAGGTGTCGCTGCGGCTCCAGCCCGGGTGGCCCAAAGGCTTCTTCCGCAAGGGCAAGGCGCTGCGGGGGCTGGAG CGCTACGCCGAGGCCGCCAGCACGTTTGAGGAGCTGCTGCACCTGGACGGCGCTGACGCCGAGGCGGCCGCCCAGCTGGAGGCCTGCCGGGCCCTGCTGCGG cagagcagaccctgtggctggggcagcccggggggggtccctgtcTCCCCGACCCTGCTGGAGGCCGAGGAGCCGCTGCTGCCACCCCCCG GGGAGCAggtgggcaggagctgcccagaCACGGACATGAGCGGCTTCGTGACCGTCGTGAGCTCCAGGAGCCAGGCGAGAAGCCAGGGCCGGGCCGTGGCCAGCAGCCAGCAGACACTGCCTCCAACCCATCCTGCCAG GGACTGCTACCCTCTCTGGGTGGGGAACGTCACCCCCAAGATCAGCAAGAAGGTTCTGCACACCTCCTTCAGCCG CTTTGGGGAGATCCGCTTCATCCGGATGCTGCCGGAGAGACGTTGCGCCTTCATCAACTACACGCAGAAGGCGGCGGCAGAAGCCGCCTACGCAGCCATGCAG GATGCCGAGGTGGAGGGAAGCAGGCTGGTGCTGCAGCTCAAGCACCCCTCCCACGCCACCCCCTCCCGCCAGTGGCACCCAGAGCCCCACAGCAAGGTGGGTGCCCTCCCCAGGGGGCTCCtgtag
- the LBX2 gene encoding transcription factor LBX2 isoform X1: MTSAREAAGSPPLHPPGGGRRRSALDQLPPPANSNKPLTPFGIEDILGRPRGGSPPGPGPAAPPARLPEKAAGPRGGGCAPSAPLCALEELASKTFQGLELGVLQAAEGREPLGALGQRPACKKRRKSRTAFTNQQIYELEQRFLRQKYLSPADRDQLAARLALSTAQVITWFQNRRAKLKRDLEELRADVASLQALPPAALQQLAALPDPPRPPGARPRPRPRPRPRPRTAAARRRRALGGGDRRGGLRQR, translated from the exons ATGACCTCGGCGCGGGAGGCGGCCGGTTCCCCCCCGCTGCACCCCCCgggcggcggccgccggcggAGCGCCCTGGACCAGCTCCCGCCGCCCGCCAACTCCAACAAGCCGCTGACCCCCTTCGGCATCGAGGACATCCTGgggcggccccgcggcgggagcccccccgggcccggccccgccgcgccccccgcccggcTCCCCGAGAAGGCGGCGgggccccgcggcggcggctgcgCCCCGTCCGCGCCGCTCTGCGCGCTGGAGGAGCTCGCCAGCAAAACCTTccaggggctggagctgggcGTGCTGCAGGCGGCCGAAG GTCGGGAGCCGCTGGGCGCCTTGGGGCAGCGCCCGGCCTGCAAGAAGCGGCGCAAGTCCCGGACGGCGTTCACCAACCAGCAGATCTACGAGCTGGAGCAGCGGTTCCTGCGGCAGAAGTACCTCTCCCCGGCGGACCGGGACCAGCTGGCGGCGCGGCTGGCGCTCAGCACGGCCCAGGTCATCACCTGGTTCCAGAACCGCCGCGCCAAGCTCAAGCGGGACCTGGAGGAGCTGCGGGCCGACGTGGCCTCGCTGCAggcgctgccccccgccgccctccaGCAGCTGGCGGCCCTGCCCgaccccccgcgcccccccggggcccggccccggccccggccccggccccggccccggccccgcaccgccgccgcccgccgccgccgagcTCTCGGAGGAGGAGATCGACGTGGGGGACTGAGGCAGCGGTga
- the LBX2 gene encoding transcription factor LBX2 isoform X2, which translates to MTSAREAAGSPPLHPPGGGRRRSALDQLPPPANSNKPLTPFGIEDILGRPRGGSPPGPGPAAPPARLPEKAAGPRGGGCAPSAPLCALEELASKTFQGLELGVLQAAEGREPLGALGQRPACKKRRKSRTAFTNQQIYELEQRFLRQKYLSPADRDQLAARLALSTAQVITWFQNRRAKLKRDLEELRADVASLQALPPAALQQLAALPDPPRPPGPGPAPPPPAAAELSEEEIDVGD; encoded by the exons ATGACCTCGGCGCGGGAGGCGGCCGGTTCCCCCCCGCTGCACCCCCCgggcggcggccgccggcggAGCGCCCTGGACCAGCTCCCGCCGCCCGCCAACTCCAACAAGCCGCTGACCCCCTTCGGCATCGAGGACATCCTGgggcggccccgcggcgggagcccccccgggcccggccccgccgcgccccccgcccggcTCCCCGAGAAGGCGGCGgggccccgcggcggcggctgcgCCCCGTCCGCGCCGCTCTGCGCGCTGGAGGAGCTCGCCAGCAAAACCTTccaggggctggagctgggcGTGCTGCAGGCGGCCGAAG GTCGGGAGCCGCTGGGCGCCTTGGGGCAGCGCCCGGCCTGCAAGAAGCGGCGCAAGTCCCGGACGGCGTTCACCAACCAGCAGATCTACGAGCTGGAGCAGCGGTTCCTGCGGCAGAAGTACCTCTCCCCGGCGGACCGGGACCAGCTGGCGGCGCGGCTGGCGCTCAGCACGGCCCAGGTCATCACCTGGTTCCAGAACCGCCGCGCCAAGCTCAAGCGGGACCTGGAGGAGCTGCGGGCCGACGTGGCCTCGCTGCAggcgctgccccccgccgccctccaGCAGCTGGCGGCCCTGCCCgaccccccgcgccc ccccggccccggccccgcaccgccgccgcccgccgccgccgagcTCTCGGAGGAGGAGATCGACGTGGGGGACTGA